A genomic window from Ruminiclostridium cellulolyticum H10 includes:
- a CDS encoding PEP/pyruvate-binding domain-containing protein: protein MIGNLEAITENKSIFGSKAVMLAKLLKNGFLVPRGFALSKEIFSEIMDFNNFCYKEQDYLQKSNEISDFIAECKIPSRVEDIIDVHLDKILQENAHAKFAVRSSAICEDLDFSSMAGIFESYVGLDNVNEVKAAILKCYQSLFSDRALAYICENSIGLDNLKMGIIVQEFIDGTMSGVTFTADTIDMNENLMDINVVNGICSKFVVGETISSLYKIDKNNGCVLECNIPDSMKKIHDTEIGSLFNTFLKVEQVLKYYQDIEWTESNGKIYILQARPITTFKNKNFPVDNEKMGCSEYTWFLWEESPFRPLEEEVTILSRHYFNKGAAEAGHGYCDEFTVQNGYIYTRSKDLPAEDNLDTEKLRRILAEKLDSLYDNGEIAFQDIYLPEFLNLINQMKNYIGRKLSSHEACDFIEFALAYIKKTMEYHWIIVESGNYINVFKEYCRKEFGEIGLDDFCSLIYNISILTKERLYLSEMAKTINNNAELKKLFFSSYSTDLIYARLSDVTGGKELIRQLNMYAEDFAAVGIGSRCLDKVVLEKPQAVLPRIREFLFVDADSLSGTINETMKNKENVKERLLEKVDDSKKSKFLKMLSMAEKAFLINDNHNFYIDLSSSGYLRLAVDAASKILADEGVIGNTEDIYFLKLDEIKTVLLNNTDYKAKIQARKQLYNEQRRMLAPWFLGRDPGDFNYGHEEPGETSDRENNGEGVTLSGISGLRKKVTGKVHVGMPDYLEEDRILVLPHGHCGDLLEVLSRVKGIIFEEGSPFDHMGIIAREMGIPALYGVTGAFGLIRNDDEIELDGIHNKVTLISR, encoded by the coding sequence ATGATTGGAAACTTAGAGGCAATAACCGAAAATAAGAGTATTTTTGGAAGCAAGGCTGTTATGTTGGCAAAATTACTCAAAAATGGGTTTTTGGTTCCAAGAGGATTTGCTTTATCAAAAGAGATTTTTTCGGAAATTATGGATTTTAATAACTTCTGCTACAAAGAACAAGACTATCTTCAAAAATCAAATGAGATAAGTGATTTTATTGCAGAATGTAAAATTCCTTCGAGGGTTGAGGATATAATTGATGTTCATTTAGATAAAATTTTGCAGGAAAATGCACATGCAAAATTTGCTGTAAGGTCATCTGCAATTTGCGAAGACCTGGATTTTTCCAGTATGGCAGGAATATTTGAGTCCTACGTTGGTCTGGATAATGTCAATGAAGTCAAGGCCGCAATATTAAAATGCTATCAGTCTCTGTTCAGTGACAGGGCATTAGCTTATATATGCGAAAATAGCATTGGGCTTGATAATTTGAAAATGGGTATAATCGTCCAGGAATTTATTGATGGAACAATGTCAGGGGTTACTTTTACAGCAGACACCATTGATATGAATGAAAATTTGATGGATATAAATGTCGTAAATGGTATCTGTTCCAAATTTGTTGTAGGGGAGACAATTTCTTCACTGTATAAAATCGATAAAAATAACGGTTGTGTACTGGAATGTAATATACCTGATAGCATGAAAAAAATTCATGATACAGAGATAGGCAGCCTATTCAATACATTTTTAAAAGTTGAGCAGGTACTAAAATATTATCAGGACATAGAATGGACTGAAAGTAACGGTAAAATATACATATTACAGGCAAGACCCATAACAACATTTAAAAACAAAAATTTTCCCGTTGACAATGAAAAAATGGGATGTTCTGAATATACTTGGTTTTTATGGGAAGAGAGTCCCTTTAGGCCTCTGGAAGAAGAAGTGACAATACTGTCGAGACATTATTTTAATAAAGGTGCTGCAGAAGCAGGGCATGGCTATTGTGATGAGTTTACTGTCCAAAATGGATACATTTATACCAGAAGCAAGGACTTACCCGCAGAAGACAATTTGGACACAGAAAAACTGAGAAGGATATTAGCGGAAAAACTGGACTCACTATATGATAATGGTGAAATTGCATTTCAGGACATATATCTTCCCGAATTTTTAAATCTGATAAATCAGATGAAAAATTATATAGGAAGAAAGCTCTCATCACATGAAGCTTGTGATTTTATTGAGTTTGCACTTGCGTATATTAAAAAGACTATGGAGTATCATTGGATAATTGTTGAGTCCGGCAATTATATAAATGTTTTTAAAGAATACTGCAGGAAGGAATTCGGTGAAATAGGCCTGGATGATTTTTGCAGTCTGATTTATAACATAAGCATATTGACAAAAGAAAGGCTTTACCTTTCCGAAATGGCAAAGACTATTAACAACAATGCTGAATTGAAAAAGCTGTTCTTTTCCAGTTACAGTACAGATTTGATATATGCACGGTTAAGTGATGTTACCGGTGGAAAAGAATTAATTCGTCAACTAAATATGTATGCAGAGGATTTTGCAGCTGTAGGAATAGGCTCACGATGTCTGGATAAGGTAGTTCTTGAAAAACCCCAGGCTGTTTTACCTAGGATACGTGAATTCCTATTTGTGGATGCAGATTCCTTGTCGGGAACAATAAATGAAACAATGAAAAATAAAGAAAATGTAAAAGAACGACTTCTAGAAAAAGTAGATGACAGCAAAAAAAGCAAATTTCTAAAAATGCTCAGTATGGCTGAAAAAGCCTTCCTTATAAATGATAACCACAATTTTTATATAGATCTTTCATCATCAGGTTATCTCAGGCTTGCCGTAGATGCCGCTTCAAAAATATTAGCAGATGAAGGGGTAATAGGAAATACCGAAGATATATATTTTTTAAAGCTGGATGAGATTAAGACTGTGCTTTTGAATAATACAGATTATAAAGCTAAAATCCAAGCCCGAAAGCAATTATACAATGAACAAAGAAGAATGCTCGCTCCTTGGTTTTTAGGCAGAGATCCCGGTGATTTTAATTACGGACACGAAGAGCCGGGAGAAACCTCCGATAGGGAAAACAATGGTGAAGGAGTGACGTTGTCAGGAATTTCAGGGCTGAGAAAAAAAGTAACGGGTAAAGTACATGTGGGTATGCCGGATTATCTGGAGGAGGACAGAATACTTGTTTTACCCCACGGACACTGCGGAGATTTACTTGAAGTTCTTAGCAGGGTAAAAGGAATAATTTTTGAAGAAGGCTCTCCCTTTGACCACATGGGGATAATTGCAAGAGAAATGGGAATTCCGGCTTTATATGGGGTAACAGGAGCTTTTGGGTTAATTCGAAATGATGACGAAATTGAATTGGATGGTATCCATAATAAAGTGACTCTTATTTCACGTTAG
- a CDS encoding cyclic peptide export ABC transporter gives MKLTKNGICLLLAVLFFLTPLNVLAAETVKDKTETDKLEKAIVDRIEDHIHKYMKSGKIPGLSVVVVKDDRDIYKSSFGYSDLKRKEKVTENTLFELGSNSKAFTGIGILQLQEKGLIKLEDSINKYIPWLKLKYKGEAVDITVEQFLHHTSGIPFESIGYIKPDQRENALENTVKTLVGSELQYYPGTEYSYATINYDVLGLLIKIVTGESYEKYMHDNIVKTYGLNNTFLFREQASKKGVIAKGYKVGFLRPLEYNAPIYRGNTPAGYLISNINDIAGWLKIQMGTSNSVNDKKLIQESHIPNRSVRPYVDGSSYAAGWSVFQSGGGELSHGGSNPNYSSFIVFRPEEKLGVAVLANLNSSYVQTLGQGIIDIILDRETAAPQDDIYLIIDNVSVTISCIAVSIIIILLVLILHFIFQILKGNRKFEGSKIKCFVSTILSAVFILGFGYCLYSIPEVLYWGLPWDFVKVWAPFTLMAAVISLFILAIMVIVFLNLNFLFKKNKKNNRPLFIMAILSVFSGFGNALIIFIINQAVNGGREFQKGLFLYFMAGIVIYVAGQRLLRNMLVNITNEDVYSKRIMMIDRILNTPYQSIERIENGRIYAGLNNDTEVISNFANVVITGITSLVTLICCLVYLGIINIMGLIISIIVILVAAGLYFVMGRSANKFWEQTRDIQNTFFGFINDLTGGFKELYLNKFKRKQFSEDMKDKCYIYKEKRIRGDMKFNNVFIIGELMFTLVIGVVVFFFPVFLSNIQNTELKNYVLVFLYMTGPVHGLLSTIPNIFQVRISYSRISELIEQLPSIEDSENEKKALGADSSEKLNISLRGVEYSYINENSEAFKVGPIDCTFKSGEIIFITGGNGSGKSTLAKLITGLYQPDNGEITLNEVKTEISELVEKFSTVFSDFYLFKRLYGVDSINKSDDIKKYLELLHLSDKVHIEDGEFDTLKLSTGQRKRLALLITYLEDRPVLLFDEWAADQDPEFKRFFYRTLLPDLKTRGKCVIAVTHDDRYFDCADRIIKMETGSIYSEK, from the coding sequence ATGAAATTAACAAAAAATGGTATTTGTTTACTGCTTGCGGTTTTGTTTTTTCTCACCCCCCTGAATGTTTTGGCGGCAGAAACGGTAAAAGACAAAACTGAAACAGATAAGCTTGAAAAGGCTATAGTAGACAGAATTGAAGATCATATACACAAATATATGAAATCAGGTAAAATACCGGGTTTGTCTGTTGTTGTAGTAAAGGATGACAGAGATATTTATAAAAGTAGCTTTGGCTATTCGGATTTAAAGAGGAAAGAAAAGGTAACTGAAAATACATTGTTTGAGCTAGGCTCAAACAGTAAAGCCTTCACTGGCATTGGAATTTTGCAGCTTCAGGAAAAGGGACTCATAAAATTGGAGGATTCAATAAATAAATACATACCCTGGCTCAAGTTGAAATATAAAGGAGAGGCTGTTGATATTACTGTTGAACAATTTCTGCACCATACAAGCGGAATTCCCTTTGAATCAATAGGTTACATAAAGCCAGACCAGAGAGAGAATGCTTTAGAAAATACTGTAAAAACTCTTGTGGGCAGTGAGCTTCAATATTATCCCGGGACGGAATATTCATACGCAACTATAAACTACGATGTGTTAGGACTGCTGATAAAAATTGTTACGGGAGAAAGCTATGAGAAGTACATGCATGATAATATAGTTAAAACATATGGTCTTAACAACACGTTTCTTTTCAGAGAACAGGCCAGTAAGAAAGGTGTTATAGCCAAGGGCTACAAAGTAGGGTTTTTAAGGCCGCTGGAATATAATGCACCCATATACAGGGGAAACACTCCGGCAGGATATTTGATATCAAATATAAATGATATTGCTGGATGGCTGAAAATACAGATGGGAACAAGCAATAGTGTAAATGATAAAAAGCTTATTCAGGAATCACATATTCCAAACAGGTCTGTGAGGCCTTATGTTGACGGCTCTTCATATGCAGCCGGCTGGTCCGTTTTTCAAAGCGGCGGTGGTGAGCTTTCTCACGGCGGTAGTAATCCCAATTATTCTTCATTTATTGTTTTCAGACCTGAAGAAAAGCTTGGAGTAGCAGTTCTGGCAAATCTTAATTCAAGCTATGTACAAACCTTGGGACAGGGAATTATTGATATTATACTGGACAGGGAAACGGCAGCTCCGCAGGATGATATATATTTAATTATAGATAATGTTTCAGTTACAATTAGTTGTATTGCGGTTTCAATTATAATAATTCTTCTTGTTCTGATTTTACATTTTATTTTCCAGATATTAAAAGGTAATAGAAAATTTGAGGGAAGTAAAATCAAATGCTTTGTCAGTACCATACTATCAGCGGTTTTTATACTTGGCTTCGGCTACTGCCTGTATAGTATTCCTGAGGTTTTATACTGGGGACTTCCCTGGGACTTCGTAAAGGTGTGGGCCCCGTTTACCTTAATGGCAGCAGTCATAAGTTTGTTCATACTTGCAATTATGGTTATAGTATTTTTAAATTTGAACTTTCTCTTTAAAAAAAACAAAAAAAATAACAGGCCACTTTTTATAATGGCAATATTAAGCGTGTTCAGCGGGTTCGGAAATGCCTTAATTATATTTATAATAAATCAGGCTGTTAACGGAGGCAGGGAGTTTCAAAAAGGCCTGTTTTTATACTTTATGGCAGGCATAGTAATTTATGTTGCCGGGCAAAGGTTATTGAGAAACATGCTGGTTAATATAACAAATGAAGATGTATATTCAAAACGTATAATGATGATTGACAGAATTCTGAATACACCATACCAATCAATAGAGCGTATTGAAAACGGTAGAATTTATGCCGGATTGAACAATGATACCGAGGTAATCAGTAACTTTGCAAATGTTGTTATCACTGGCATTACAAGTCTGGTAACGCTGATATGCTGTTTAGTCTACCTTGGAATTATAAATATTATGGGTCTTATTATTTCTATAATAGTAATACTAGTTGCAGCAGGCTTGTATTTTGTTATGGGGAGGTCTGCAAATAAATTTTGGGAACAGACAAGGGACATACAAAATACATTTTTCGGGTTTATAAATGATTTGACCGGAGGGTTTAAAGAATTATACCTGAACAAGTTCAAACGGAAGCAATTTTCAGAAGATATGAAAGATAAATGTTACATCTACAAGGAAAAACGAATACGCGGAGACATGAAATTCAATAATGTGTTTATTATTGGTGAGTTGATGTTTACCTTGGTTATAGGGGTTGTGGTGTTTTTTTTTCCGGTATTCCTAAGTAACATACAAAATACTGAACTAAAAAATTATGTTTTGGTTTTCCTTTATATGACAGGGCCTGTACATGGACTATTAAGCACTATACCTAATATATTTCAGGTGAGGATCAGCTATAGCAGAATAAGTGAATTGATAGAACAGCTTCCGAGCATCGAAGATTCCGAAAATGAAAAAAAAGCTTTGGGGGCTGATTCATCGGAAAAGCTAAATATTTCATTACGAGGGGTTGAATACAGTTATATAAACGAAAATAGTGAAGCATTCAAGGTTGGGCCAATAGATTGTACCTTCAAATCGGGTGAGATTATATTTATCACGGGAGGTAACGGCAGCGGTAAATCAACACTGGCTAAGCTCATTACAGGATTATATCAGCCTGATAATGGTGAAATTACTCTGAACGAAGTAAAAACAGAGATTAGCGAACTGGTTGAAAAGTTCTCTACAGTTTTCAGTGATTTCTATTTATTCAAAAGGCTTTATGGAGTAGATTCTATCAACAAATCTGATGATATTAAAAAGTATCTTGAGCTGCTGCACTTAAGCGATAAGGTTCATATAGAAGACGGTGAATTTGATACGTTAAAATTATCTACCGGGCAGAGAAAGAGGCTTGCACTTTTAATTACCTACCTTGAAGACAGACCTGTTTTACTTTTTGATGAGTGGGCGGCTGATCAGGACCCCGAATTCAAGAGGTTCTTTTACAGAACCTTGCTGCCGGACTTAAAGACCCGCGGTAAATGTGTAATAGCAGTCACCCATGATGACAGATATTTTGACTGTGCAGATAGGATAATCAAAATGGAAACAGGAAGTATCTATTCTGAGAAATGA